In Acidobacteriota bacterium, the following are encoded in one genomic region:
- a CDS encoding TIGR00730 family Rossman fold protein, with amino-acid sequence IAQLGFTVMTGGGPGIMEAANRGAKDAGGRSVGCNIELPHEQNPSPYLDRFVTMHYFFVRKTLLVKYSYAFVILPGGAGTLDEMFEAITLIQTRKITNFPVVIMGTTDYWDEILPFIHKMAKAGMIAPSDLELVHATNSVDEAIAHIRSHAIERFGLHASRRVRPHWRWLGERGLPPPLRGRHSDGS; translated from the coding sequence CATCGCGCAGCTCGGCTTCACGGTCATGACGGGCGGCGGACCCGGAATTATGGAGGCAGCGAACCGCGGCGCCAAAGACGCAGGCGGCCGTTCCGTCGGTTGCAACATTGAGTTACCGCATGAGCAAAACCCAAGCCCCTATCTGGATCGCTTCGTCACGATGCACTATTTTTTTGTCCGCAAAACGCTGCTGGTGAAATATTCATACGCGTTCGTAATTCTGCCAGGCGGGGCGGGGACACTCGACGAAATGTTCGAAGCGATCACGCTTATCCAGACGCGCAAGATTACGAACTTCCCGGTTGTGATCATGGGCACCACTGATTACTGGGACGAAATACTCCCGTTCATCCACAAAATGGCGAAAGCCGGTATGATCGCGCCGTCGGATCTGGAGTTAGTTCACGCGACCAATTCAGTCGATGAGGCGATCGCGCATATTCGCAGCCACGCAATCGAGCGGTTTGGCCTTCACGCGTCTCGACGAGTGCGGCCGCACTGGCGTTGGTTGGGAGAACGCGGTTTACCGCCGCCTCTTCGTGGTCGCCACTCTGACGGATCGTAA